Below is a genomic region from Castanea sativa cultivar Marrone di Chiusa Pesio chromosome 2, ASM4071231v1.
catcttcaacaatcccctcaaTAGAATTGactgtggcagtgaaggcattcaagattctgTCATCCTCATTGTTGGAATCATCTTCAGGCTCGGTGGTGCTCaatgtagcagcaagtgccttgcttttcccaatagtCTTGAGATATGTACGGCACTCCTATTTCATttgtccaaaaccttgacacccaaagcacttaggtcctgtaggaacagtgtactgaccattatccctagcatccttcttccctttgtcttggcccTTTAACTGAGAAGAATTGAATTGCCTACGATCCTTGTCAAAGCCCttcccattggcattcttcatgaattttttgaatttcctGGTGATGTAgaacttcatcttagaatcttcatcgtctgatgactcttccgtctcactgctcttggccttcagtgtcaTGCTCTTGCTCTTACTAGACTTTCTAATTCtcgacaaacccaactcataggtctgtagatttccaaccaactctgtcaaaggaattttatcaatatcctttaattcctcaattgcagtgatcttggcatggaatcttttgAGCAAAGATCTAAGcatttttctcacaatcttaggTTCGAGAAtggtttctccaagattgaaagctgagtttactatgtcctttAGCCTGgtatagaactcatcaaacgtctcatcctcttccatcttaatttcttcgaagctagtagtgagcctctaaaTTTTCGAGtctttgacagccttggttctttcataggttgtctggagaatggtccacgcCTTCTTTGCTACTTCAGTAAAGGAAATCTTATTAaattcctcatttgtgaccgcacaaaatagagcattcaatgctctgctgttgaagtttgctgccttgatctttgcGTCATCCCAATCAGCCGACGCTTCCTTTGGTTTAGTCCAGcttatctccacagcttgccacactttttcatctaaggactgcaagaaagctctcatgcgtactttctagtatgcatagttagttccatcaaataaaagaggtacaataagagattgtcctctatccatgacagacaggggtcaatggatctcacaacaaggattaaaccctaatcagagtatgcccgctctaataccatttgataggccaaaaatgtattgaccccttgtgattgATTAATTGCTTAATTAGCcacatttaattaattaatcaatttaacatgcaaacgcgtggtagcacaaacaaatcaccaataaactaaatgcaacaGAAAATGaatttgacatggtgatttgtttacgaatggaaaaAATTTCCAAGGCAGAAACCCCaacgggtgattttaaggtcaccactcccaagaatctactattattaaaacaagtggttataagtaaaaatatcacagtaccttataccaacctacaattgaacccttacccccaatacccaattggacttgttttgtagtgacaatctctcattttgatGCATggctctcagtacgtgactaaccaattacgcggatcctagtacgcgacttcaatcaccaacttaaggaagatgttggctgcaaagttcttcttctcttcaacagatgaagatcgtgaagttgcttggtcacaaaacccttcggtgtacaaacacagcaccTTCTTTAAGAAATAGGGCAAAACTAGGTTTTcggtcacacttgtggaattatgctcttgtgcaattgtgctttCAGCAGTGTAACCAGatacaacccttaaaataatccttatgtTTACGGTCATAAggtttgggccttcttttctcacaaccctaaacatatataaggattattttaaaggctaaagttacggtcaaaacctcagtatgttgggcagccacatttagtgctgatagaacatatattctcaagatggaatttatagtctcttaacggagatataaactatttccttgagataagtttaatgggttcagttatttagagagttagacctaaccactttggtaagaggttactaaattatatatttatgaaattgaatttcataaatatataataaataactttaaaggattaaaccgggtactcaatgataagatgtagtaatttacaaagtggcaatctacatttatgactttgtattactacgaatattttatgaaggagttacatgtataataaagtcttgggatataatttataaataaggcctagagtgcaactatatttatataatggtattaaatatagttaatggtaattttagacttgtcaagagttgacagaaaagcccaagacccattgaagctagtgtcttattggtcccttttggtcccactccaagccacacactaaagcccaattgaaaaggcccaaaaggctagcccaattagataatcagttataaggagataAATATACAGatttttaatagataaaaaaaaaaaaaagacattgttgtgaaatgatgtgtatgtgagtgttggacactctctcattctcccttgaacaaaaactgattgagagactacacatattgggcgtaaagtggaattgaagtgaagattaaaagtattcccgagtactttaatttttggttttgaatttcaccgcaccaaagtatgctctcttgttctagaattctgaaatttacatagcatatgttatcaattgcaaatgaagtagatccgttaattttccactgTGTACATGTATATTTCCATcagaatcttggacagacttacatggcttcaatacttggacttgaacttttgttccttaaagtattaaacacatcctagatttacccaattacgagtaaagtacgttttgtcaaaggatcaGCCAGttacataaaatgttaacatatgtttctaacaaccaatcacatatatcctaatagataagtttaatacAGAGATATGATCACAATGGGGAAAACCCTCATAGGCAAAACCTCACTAAGTGATATttaggtcaccactcccaaaaatcTACTAACAAGAAATAGAGTTTATAAGTATACAAAATCTTACTTATATTAAAATACCTACTTACAATAAAACCTGCTGATCTATAAGAGTTTATTAAATGTCCTATAATACATTGTACTCAAGATTACAAAAATATAGCAACCTAATGGGAAAAAATCTAAACCTTGGAAGTCACTACAAAGAAAATGGCTTAAAATCTTAACTTGGTTTTAACCTCTCTTTAATATGTTTGGTATTAAAGTTTGAATCATTTGAggttatcaatattttttctccAACTTAATCCCAAACAAATCTTATATTGCCAAAATACAATGATCCAGTAAGTATATACTAGGGTTCTTTGGTCCTCCCCTTTTACCCACTTATGATGATGAGTTGTTTACATTTTTGGTCCCACTGGGGACTCTTACAGTTTCACATCAATTACTTGTTTAATTTTGTACTGCCTCCTATCAACTCTTTTGGCATCACTAGAGTAGCTGCTAAAGAAATTGCGGTGAGACAAAAACTTAGGAAGAGTATAATGTAGAAgcatatatatagtatatatgtAACATGTCATTccaatatatttttgtttgttgagtTTACAATAAACCTATCAAATTTTAGAAAGCCCATCCAAGCCCAACTAACATTATGGGCACCTGTTCTACTCTGTGACAGAACACAATAAAGTATATTCTCTTGgtaccagaaaaaaaaaaaattgcagccAAATCAGCTATATAATTAAGTCGAGAATTTAGAACTTTCAAAAGCCAATTTATACAAAGCATTAAGACTTGATTTATCAttcaaaaacttatatttaCAGAGATATGAGTTCACTCTTATCACCCAAGATGCCCTTAACCTACTTAACCAGAATTTCCAACTTGCCCAAGTCGCTAACTAAGAGGTGAAGCAGCATCTGAACAAAATGCACCAATTCTTTGCAAGCACCATTTTGATTTTCCAATGATTTCCATTATATGTATTCAAAGTGATACAGCACcttaagctaaaaaaaaaaagagatacagCATCGACATTTCACTCTTCCAAGTACACGATTAGAACTCCAAAAACAGTATTATTTTTAAAGCAACCCCAAAACCATATTGGCTGGacatcttaaaaaaagaaaaaagaaataaaaataaagagaactTTAACTCATGAAGTCATGACAGAGGGGACACTCAAGAATGAAAACAAGCTTTAGTTATAGGCATCAGGATTTGCCAAGAGGTAGCCCTCAACAGCCTTGAAAAGTCCTGCAGCCTTCTCTTTTCCAGCTTTGATTTGCTCTTCCTTGATCTCGTGGTCACCTTTGGTGTGGTACTTGCTGGTGCTCTTCAAGATGGATCCTCCATCAGGTGACGCCACAAGTTTGATCTCATATGAGATTTTCTCAATTATGTCAGTCAAAGCATCACCTTCAATCAAGCTGTAGCTATATGTGAAGTTAACATGATCAATCTCATCAATCCTGTGCTTCACATAGTTGAATTGACTACCtgcaaattatataaaaatgtgtTACTTATACTATCATATGATGCTATCAAAGCGAAAAATATACAAGTATTatgttgttggtagttggaaaAGTATATAATTACATACAGCGACTCCATAGTAAAATTTTCTCAACAATGAGACTAGTAAGATGCTAAACAAATTGATATTATCTTAATAGATTATTATAGGAACTAGCCTTCGCCAAAGGTAATCTTCTTGATGGTTCCTGGCCCTCCATTTCCCTCAATGATTTCAGCACTCTTAATGGCCTGTGGTGCAATCTTTGGGATGAGGTTGTCAGCATCAAGAACAAAGGACTTGAATAGCCTAGCTGGTGAAATAACAGTGGTGGTCTCGGCTTCGTAAGTGAAAACACCCATGATGACCTAAAAGAGTTTGGAAGTTAACAAAGGAAGAATAATGAGGATTAGTTGTACTAGTTTGAGCTTGTTAGTTGTGAGAAGTTAAGAACTGGAGGATGGTATTTATAGACTGAGGCTCAAGGTTAGCTTGCATGTATGGGAGTCTACCCTTCTAGATTGAAgaattttttgagttttcaaATACTCTTTTGGATGTTCCCACTATGACTAACAGGATAAAATTATCTAGGAAAAGGACTTGTAGTTTAGTCAAATAAAGCACCCTTtaaaattgtttgataaaataactaaataaccCAGTTGATTCCAAATGATGTACAGTCGTTAACGTTGCCCATacaagtaaattataaaatgagGGATCTAGAGGACGGTGTTTATAGACTGAAGGTTTGCTCGCATGTATGGGAGTATATGACCATCTAGATCGAAGAATTTTAGGAGTTTTCAAATACTCCTTTTCAGATGTCCCCACTATAACACttggattataattttttaagaaaagcaTTTGTGGTTAGTCAAAGAAAGCACCTTTGGAAATTGTTCGATAAAATAACCCAACTGAATGCTGTACTATCCTAAATTATTTCCTAGctataacaaaaaaaagctCTTATAAACATGTGAAGAGAACATAATTAGGAATCATGAGGGATAATTAGCATAAtggtaaattaaaaataaggtgATGTAAATTTTTCTACTCGGATTATTTCAACTTTATATATTAGTCCTTTATTTTGGACCCTAGCTTATGCTTAATGCCtaacttgaaagttgaaaccacCCTTAGTGAGTGATCACGTAATAAGTAACTGTGTTTATATGTAAAACCAAAGCACATTTTTGGCTTGTAAAACAATTAGATACCCATTTTTGTCAAAAAGCTTCACGGTGTGCAACAACTTGCAATTCTCCAAGACTTGAAAATTGACTTTTAATATTCAAGGATGGCTGGCTCGCTCGCTGCAGACTACCACAAGCCAACAAAGGGCAccaataaattttctattcattcAACAATAAGATCTATATAGTATAATTTTCTTCAATATAAGCTTCAGACCTAAAAAAGATGCTTCCATGGTGCAAAAAAAGAAGCAACGGAAGAGGAGATTATTAGTCTAGTTTGTCTTTCTATTAATTCTTGATAGAAATATCTTCCCATTCATTCCTTAATCCTTACTAATCCTCTACTTGTAGTTCAAGCATTGTAACCATAATTTGTTTATTATGAGTTTAGGTTTATGCCTACTATAACTACCCTTAGCCTTTATTTGggttaattataatatataaaatgtttgaTAGGAAAGAAAGATATAAACATTAAGGGTTTTCTGCTCTAGATATAAGTTTTTAAGGCTAAATAAcattaatctctctctcaacttaggtttgattaattttaatttaggtTAATATTTAGCTATTTTAGAAGTGGGAATTTGAGTACATATCATATGTCTCTTGGTCTCTATATTCGTGTATGACGGCTCTTAAAAATAAgacttatatatgtctaggattgtgagacAAGAAATCTCAAATAGATATACAAGACTGGACcgaatttcaaatttgaaaattttgaaatcataattctcgatagat
It encodes:
- the LOC142623266 gene encoding major allergen Pru ar 1-like, whose amino-acid sequence is MGVFTYEAETTTVISPARLFKSFVLDADNLIPKIAPQAIKSAEIIEGNGGPGTIKKITFGEGSQFNYVKHRIDEIDHVNFTYSYSLIEGDALTDIIEKISYEIKLVASPDGGSILKSTSKYHTKGDHEIKEEQIKAGKEKAAGLFKAVEGYLLANPDAYN